DNA sequence from the Cohnella herbarum genome:
AACTTCCCAAACTAGTTGTAGGTTTTACACTTAGACGTACAAATTTACCTGTTTTGCCGGGTTGCTAGAGCGATAGTTGATAGATTTTGCATATTGTTAGCGAGGATATCGATTCCATGCCTGCCTCTTGCCGCTTGACAGAATCGATAGGACGATTTTTCGGTTTACAGGTTTTTGGCGATGTGGTATGTTTTCAATAATGAAACCTTGGTTTCGATTAATGAAACCTAAAATTGATCTGAACAGATTATGAGGAGGCTACTACTTGAAACTACTTACTTATGCCGTAGGAGAGCGTATGCGTCTCGGCATCGTCACGCCGCAAGGCGTGCTTGACGTAACCGCTGCGAGCGAGGCGTTCCCCAGCCCGGACGGCGCGATTCCGCAAACCATCATGGCAACGATCGAAGGAGGAACGGAAGCCGTCGCCAAGCTGCGTGAGCTGGAGAGCCGGGCGATGGCGGCCTCGGCAAGCTCTTCCTTTTTGCTGGAGGAGACGGGGCTAAGCTTGCAACCATGCGTCACGCATCCGAACAAAATCGTGTGCGTCGGCTTGAATTACCGCAGGCACGCTGAGGAGACGAACGCTCCGATTCCGGAATACCCGATTCTTTTCAACAAATTCAACAATACTTTAACCGGACACGGACAAGACGTCGTGCTGCCCAACGTGTCCTCGAAGGTCGATTACGAGGCCGAGCTTGCGATCGTCATCGGCAAGACGACTAAGAACGTCGCGAAGGAAGAGGCGCTGAATTACGTATTCGGATACTGCTGCGCCAACGACCTCTCCGCCCGCGATCTGCAGGGGCGTACCGCCCAATGGATGCTCGGCAAAACCTGTGACGGCTTCGCTCCCCTCGGTCCTTACTTGGTCACGGCGGACGAGGCGGGTAATCCGAACGACTTGGACATTCGAAGCTTCGTGAACGGGGAGCCGCGTCAGAATTCGAACACGTCGGACATGATCTTCGCTTGCGATGAGATCGTCAGCTATATTTCCCGGCACATGACCCTCGTCGCCGGCGACGTGATTCTAACGGGAACTCCCGAAGGCGTCATTCTCGGTTATCCGAAGGAGAAGCGGGTCTGGCTACAAGACGGTGACCTCGTTGACATCAAGATCGAGAAGTTAGGAACGCTGACCAATCGCATGATCGCCGATAAAGGCGTTCCGCTAGAACAATAAACGAGGTTTATTAAGGGAGGAACTCATCCATGTCCATCGTTGTTAAGCAATCCGAGAGTTTGTTGAGCGAGTCGAAAAAATATTTGGCAGGGGGCGTCGCGTCGACCTTGCGGGCGTCGATGAAGCCGACGCCTCTGTTCGCGGAGGCGGGCAGCGGTCCGCGGGTACGGGATGTCGACGGCAACGAGTATATCGATTACTTACTGGCTTACGGTCCGCTTATTCTCGGTCACGCGCATCCTTCCTTGGCTGAAGGGCTAAACGATGCTTTGAAGCGAGGCGTTACGTTCGGACTTCAGCATACCGGGGAGATCGAGCTTGCCAAGCTGCTAACCGAGATTCTGCCATGCGCCGATCGCGTGGCGTTAAGCGGCTCGGGCACGGAGGCGGTTATGTTGGCGCTGCGGTTGTCGCGCGCGTATACGGGACGGACGAAGGTCATCCGGTTTCACGGACATTTCCACGGGTGGTCCGACGCGATCTTCACTTCTTTTCCAAGCGCCGACATGAAGCAGTCCGAGACGGCTTCGGCGGGCGCGGTGCCTCCGGGAACCGGCGGCCAGAGCGAGAATAGCCTGCAAGACATTATCCTTCTCCCTTGGAACGACATTGACGCGTTGGAGGAAACGCTCCGCCGAGAAAAAGATTCGATCGCCGCGGTCATTACCGAGCCGATCATGTGCAATAACGGGTGCATCCACCCTATGCCGGGGTATCTGGAACGAATGCGCGAGTTGACCGAGGAATTCGGCATCGTCATGATCATGGACGAAGTAATTACCGGCTTCCGTCTCGGACTGGGCGGAGCGCACGGCAAGCTCGGCCTGAAGCCGGACTTGGTTACGATCGGCAAAGCGATGGGCGGCGGAATCGCGATCAGCGGCGTAGCCGGTAAAGCCGATATCATGGCTATGATCGAGAAAGGCACGGTCGGCCATCTTGGGACGTTAAACGGTAACGTAGCGGCGACTTCGGCAGCCCTGGCGACATTGCGCGAGTTGGCGAAGGACGGGGGAAGCGTATACGGCAAGATGGAGAGGACGGCGGATTTGCTCGTTCAAGGGATCAACTCGTTGTTCGAGAAGCATCGTGTTCCAGGGCTTGTCAATCAAGCAGGCCCCGTGTTTCACGTCATGTTCACCTCCGAGGAGAAAGTAGAAAACTTCGATGCTTTTAACAAAAGGGATGCCGCCAAATATAGCCGCTTCGCGGAGCTCATGCTCGCGGAAGGGGTATTGATACGACCTAGCGGATTGTGGTATGTTTCGGCTGTACACGGAGAAGACGAGGTGCGTGCGACTTTGACCTCCGTAGATCGCGTTCTCGCAAATCTATAACGAACCGATCAATAGAAACGAAAAGGAGACGTCGCATTGAGTCTGGATACCGGAGAGAAAACGGAACGGTACACGATCCAATCCATAGATAAGGCGCTCGATCTGATCGAGCTGTTGGCCGAACACGGTACGCTAAGCCTAATCGAATTGACCGAGAAGCTGGAGCAGCCGAAGTCTTCGACTTACCGGATTATCCTTACGCTCGAAAATCGGGGGTTCATCAGCCGGAGCGATGAGGACGGCAAGTATTGCTTAGGCTACAAGCAGCTCATGTTGACGCGCAATCTGCTGGAGCGGAACACGCTTCGGTCGGCGGCTTTGCAAGAGATGAAAAAATTGTCCGACCGCTACGGGGATACGGTCAATCTGGGCGTACTGCTGGATGGTCAAGTGCTGTACGTGGAAATCATCGAAAGCACGCACCCGCTGCGCATGACCGATTCGATCGGATCCCGTTCGCCTTTCCATGCCACGGCGATCGGAAAGGCGATCGCCTCGCGGATGAGCGACGATGCCGTGCGCGAGTTAGCGGGCAGTTACGGCCTTCCGGTAATCACGCCGAGCACGATAAGCACGGAAGCGGGGCTGCTCGAGGAGCTTGGCCGAATACGCGAGCAAGGCTACGCGCTGGACGACGAGGAGATCGTGGAAGGGGCGCGGTGCGTAGCCGCGCCCGTGCTCGACTTGCACGGCAGGCCGGTCGGGGCGATCAGCTTGTCCGGCGCGATGCACCGTTTCAAGGAGGAGCTCCTTCCGGAGATATCCGCGCAAATTGTCGAAGCGGCGTTGGCCGTCTCGAGGAAGCTGGGGTACGTTCCTCCGAACTGATCGTTTGCGTCGTTTCGGAAGGCTGCGACACTCAAATTCATACCATGATGTCCGTCATGCGAACGGATGAGAAAATCGCCGAAGGAGCGAATCGATTGAAATATGTCATAGCGCCGGATTCTTTCAAGGAGAGTTTGACGGCCTCTCAGGTCGCCCAAACCATTAGCGATGCGATTCGGAGCGTCAATCCGGATGCCTCCATCGTAAGAGTCCCCATGGCGGATGGGGGCGAGGGTACGGTCGAAGCGCTTATCGAGGCGGCTCAAGGGACTTTGCACGCCGCTGACGTAACCGGGCCGAGCGGAGAGCGGTGCAGCGCAGGTTACGGCAAAATCAAGTATGCGATAAATGGCGGTGCCGAAAGGGGAACGGCC
Encoded proteins:
- a CDS encoding fumarylacetoacetate hydrolase family protein, which codes for MKLLTYAVGERMRLGIVTPQGVLDVTAASEAFPSPDGAIPQTIMATIEGGTEAVAKLRELESRAMAASASSSFLLEETGLSLQPCVTHPNKIVCVGLNYRRHAEETNAPIPEYPILFNKFNNTLTGHGQDVVLPNVSSKVDYEAELAIVIGKTTKNVAKEEALNYVFGYCCANDLSARDLQGRTAQWMLGKTCDGFAPLGPYLVTADEAGNPNDLDIRSFVNGEPRQNSNTSDMIFACDEIVSYISRHMTLVAGDVILTGTPEGVILGYPKEKRVWLQDGDLVDIKIEKLGTLTNRMIADKGVPLEQ
- a CDS encoding aspartate aminotransferase family protein — its product is MSIVVKQSESLLSESKKYLAGGVASTLRASMKPTPLFAEAGSGPRVRDVDGNEYIDYLLAYGPLILGHAHPSLAEGLNDALKRGVTFGLQHTGEIELAKLLTEILPCADRVALSGSGTEAVMLALRLSRAYTGRTKVIRFHGHFHGWSDAIFTSFPSADMKQSETASAGAVPPGTGGQSENSLQDIILLPWNDIDALEETLRREKDSIAAVITEPIMCNNGCIHPMPGYLERMRELTEEFGIVMIMDEVITGFRLGLGGAHGKLGLKPDLVTIGKAMGGGIAISGVAGKADIMAMIEKGTVGHLGTLNGNVAATSAALATLRELAKDGGSVYGKMERTADLLVQGINSLFEKHRVPGLVNQAGPVFHVMFTSEEKVENFDAFNKRDAAKYSRFAELMLAEGVLIRPSGLWYVSAVHGEDEVRATLTSVDRVLANL
- a CDS encoding IclR family transcriptional regulator; translation: MSLDTGEKTERYTIQSIDKALDLIELLAEHGTLSLIELTEKLEQPKSSTYRIILTLENRGFISRSDEDGKYCLGYKQLMLTRNLLERNTLRSAALQEMKKLSDRYGDTVNLGVLLDGQVLYVEIIESTHPLRMTDSIGSRSPFHATAIGKAIASRMSDDAVRELAGSYGLPVITPSTISTEAGLLEELGRIREQGYALDDEEIVEGARCVAAPVLDLHGRPVGAISLSGAMHRFKEELLPEISAQIVEAALAVSRKLGYVPPN